One genomic segment of Scylla paramamosain isolate STU-SP2022 chromosome 9, ASM3559412v1, whole genome shotgun sequence includes these proteins:
- the LOC135103803 gene encoding AF4/FMR2 family member lilli-like isoform X4, whose translation MDLSVRRDEEEEEGSEKCPVNNGTVTPGEEVVVEQEEQGATTQSREGEGEETEGAGAVIDLSAAVPASNKRLREGDETSEASGDCEAPPASRPRLATTPEANNTANHIENHQTPADDTPKVNGMSNGYESDSNGTNDVNDNEVEEEMPPIPPMKELTPEELAEKMKLVHRLQVELRNEEMKLVLLKKVRQSQVMKENVSTTANDTKTALNKLPSNTTATKLVPSQPPPVIKQNLSAKASSSAIPAHIKVSQEYKQQVKNMTSAVTSESLSPSALQAQKHLLARGTTLTSTGGGNGSGSSSSKSSNGGNGGNSSNMLSGLPPNLNLPFNLSREVEIIRKDSPASSSSPGPGPLDSPSQVSISKVRTSTPHSSHPSTDRALIKVRTSPSCRPSARPLLLHYLSLPVSNSNSSSSSSSNTSSSRVDDTHTPAQRQAAARLALRKQLEKTLLRIPPPKPPPPEMHFIPNPNNTEFIYLLGLEQCVEHILLNGKMTDPRPVPFICSQCGTDFTPAWKWDKAYLKSKIKVENGQEGKVVCELCVTTNLKQALKQEHTNRLKAAFVKALQQEQEIEARMAQDQRHYRREVGKSSPIPNVYNREDRRRSVMPDSTDFLTVGGRGSSSSVVILPRQASPQPDISSASVSMTPVTASLPSPSARLPSSVSVTAVKSDYGHNSRSSSHRSSPSVATQLQMQRERERQKEREREREREREREREREREREREREREREKEREREREREREREREREREKERQQREKEQREREQREREQREKEMFLPPGLTKQQKEQYMQSMTAAAAMAAAMSNPAALQHLQAAQQQMIRMQGLSAAAAAAASQQLPAHMLAPYLLGPYNPFGLGQLQQLMAASAAQLVPAASSAPSPSNSSNSSSSSSSKSLAQQQQQEIMRQAAEVHRQYLLDMIPSGGLHSQQSHSKWKS comes from the exons ATGGATCTCAGTGTCAG acgtgatgaagaggaagaagagggaagtgagaagTGTCCTGTGAACAATGGTACTGTGACCcctggggaggaggtggtggtggagcaggaggagcagggggcCACCACCCAGtccagggagggggagggggaggagacagAGGGTGCTGGGGCAGTCATAGATCTCTCAGCTGCTGTTCCAGCTTCCAACAAGAGACTCAGAGAAG GTGATGAAACATCTGAGGCATCAGGGGACTGTGAGGCCCCGCCTGCATCCCGCCCCAGGCTGGCCACCACTCCGGAGGCCAACAACACTGCCAACCACATTGAGAACCACCAGACCCCGGCAGATGACACCCCAAAGGTCAACGGGATGAGCAACGGCTACGAGAGTGACAGCAATGGCACAAATGACGTGAACGAcaatgaggtggaggaagagatgcccCCGATTCCCCCCATGAAGGAGCTGACCCCAGAGGAGCTGGCGGAGAAGATGAAGCTTGTCCACCGACTGCAGGTAGAGCTTCGCAATGAGGAGATGAAGCTGGTACTCCTCAAGAAGGTCAGGCAGTCCCAG GTGATGAAGGAGAATGTGAGTACTACTGCCAATGACACAAAGACTGCACTCAACAAACTTCCCTCTAACACAACGGCTACCAAGCTGGTCCCCTCACAGCCTCCCCCAGTCATCAAGCAAAATTTGAGTGCCAAG gcctcctcctctgccatccCAGCACACATCAAGGTGTCACAGGAATATAAACAGCAAGTGAAGAACATGACATCAGCTGTCACTTCTGAGTCACTGTCTCCTAGTGCTCTGCAAGCACAGAAACACCTTTTGGCAAGAG GGACCACCCTGACCAGTACCGGAGGTGGTAATGGATCGGGCAGCTCCAGCAGCAAGTCAAGCAATGGAGGCAATGGAGGCAATTCATCCAACATGCTCTCCGGCTTGCCACCTAACTTGAACCTGCCCTTCAACTTGTCACGGGAGGTGGAGATCATTCGCAAGGACTCACCtgcgtcctcttcctctcccggcCCCGGCCCCCTGGACTCTCCCTCCCAGGTGTCCATCTCCAAGGTGCGGACGTCCACCCCTCACTCCTCACACCCATCAACCGACCGTGCCCTCATAAAGGTTCGCACATCACCCTCATGCCGCCCCTCAGCCAGGCCACTGCTTCTCCACTACCTCTCCTTA CCAGtgagcaacagcaacagtagcagcagcagtagtagcaataccaGCAGCAGTCGCGTGGATGACACCCACACCCCTGCCCAGCGCCAGGCAGCTGCTCGACTGGCTCTGAGGAAGCAGCTGGAAAAGACGCTACTCAGG ATTCCACCTCCCAAACCACCTCCTCCAGAGATGCATTTCATCCCCAACCCCAACAATACTGAATTCATCTACCTACTTGGCCTGGAGCAGTGTGTGGAGCACATCCTGCTGAATGGCAAGATGACTGACCCACGGCCTGTGCCCTTCATCTGTTCCCAGTGTGGCACAGACTTTACCCCTGCATGGAAGTGGGACAAGGCTTATCTCAAGTCTAAGA TTAAAGTTGAAAATGGGCAGGAGGGCAAGGTGGTGTGCGAGCTGTGCGTCACCACCAACCTCAAGCAGGCCCTCAAGCAGGAGCACACCAACCGCCTAAAAGCCGCATTCGTGAAAGCCCTGCAGCAGGAACAAGAGATAGAGGCTCGCATGGCGCAG GATCAGAGACATTACCGAAGAGAAGTTGGCAAATCGTCGCCGATTCCAAATGTTTACAACCGAGAGGATCGCCGCCGCTCAGTCATGCCAGACTCTACTGACTTCTTGACTGTAGGAGGGAGGGGGTCGTCATCCTCGGTTGTCATCTTACCACGTCAG GCTTCACCCCAGCCAGATATATCAAGTGCATCAGTATCTATGACACCCGTGACGGCCTCgctgccctctccctctgcccgGCTGCCCTCCAGTGTGTCAGTGACAGCCGTCAAATCAGATTATGGTCACAACTCCAGGAGCTCCAGCCACCGCTCCTCTCCTTCAGTGGCCACGCAGCTCCAGATGCAGCGGGAGCGtgagagacaaaaggagagggaaagagagagggagagggagagagaaagggaaagagaaagagaacgagaaagggagagggagagggaaagagaacgtgaaaaggagagggagagagaacgtGAACGGGAGCgggagcgggagagggagagggagcgtgagaaagagagacagcagcgggagaaggaacagagggagagggagcaacGTGAACGGGaacagagggaaaaggaaatgttCTTGCCACCAGGATTAACCaagcaacaaaaagaacagtacatgcaaagcatgacAGCAGCAGCTGCAATGGCTGCTGCCATGTCCAACCCAGCTGCACTGCAACATCTGCAGGCAGCTCAGCAACAAATGATAAGAATGCAAGGATTAAGtgctgcagctgcagcagctGCTTCCCAACAATTACCTGCTCATATGCTAGCACCGTATTTACTTGGGCCATATAATCCATTTGGTCTAGGCCAGTTGCAGCAGCTTATGGCTGCCTCAGCAGCTCAGTTAGTCCCAGCCGCTTCCTCTGCTCCCTCACCTTccaacagtagtaatagcagcagcagtagcagcagcaaaagtttagctcagcagcagcaacaagagatAATGCGTCAGGCTGCAGAGGTCCATCGACAGTACCTCCTGGACATGATCCCCTCGGGCGGCCTGCACAGCCAGCAGTCACACTCCAAATGGAAGAGCTGA
- the LOC135103803 gene encoding titin homolog isoform X6: protein MDLSVRRDEEEEEGSEKCPVNNGTVTPGEEVVVEQEEQGATTQSREGEGEETEGAGAVIDLSAAVPASNKRLREGDETSEASGDCEAPPASRPRLATTPEANNTANHIENHQTPADDTPKVNGMSNGYESDSNGTNDVNDNEVEEEMPPIPPMKELTPEELAEKMKLVHRLQVELRNEEMKLVLLKKVRQSQVMKENVSTTANDTKTALNKLPSNTTATKLVPSQPPPVIKQNLSAKASSSAIPAHIKVSQEYKQQVKNMTSAVTSESLSPSALQAQKHLLARGPVSGTTLTSTGGGNGSGSSSSKSSNGGNGGNSSNMLSGLPPNLNLPFNLSREVEIIRKDSPASSSSPGPGPLDSPSQVSISKVRTSTPHSSHPSTDRALIKPVSNSNSSSSSSSNTSSSRVDDTHTPAQRQAAARLALRKQLEKTLLRIPPPKPPPPEMHFIPNPNNTEFIYLLGLEQCVEHILLNGKMTDPRPVPFICSQCGTDFTPAWKWDKAYLKSKIKVENGQEGKVVCELCVTTNLKQALKQEHTNRLKAAFVKALQQEQEIEARMAQVWPKKDQRHYRREVGKSSPIPNVYNREDRRRSVMPDSTDFLTVGGRGSSSSVVILPRQASPQPDISSASVSMTPVTASLPSPSARLPSSVSVTAVKSDYGHNSRSSSHRSSPSVATQLQMQRERERQKEREREREREREREREREREREREREREREKEREREREREREREREREREKERQQREKEQREREQREREQREKEMFLPPGLTKQQKEQYMQSMTAAAAMAAAMSNPAALQHLQAAQQQMIRMQGLSAAAAAAASQQLPAHMLAPYLLGPYNPFGLGQLQQLMAASAAQLVPAASSAPSPSNSSNSSSSSSSKSLAQQQQQEIMRQAAEVHRQYLLDMIPSGGLHSQQSHSKWKS, encoded by the exons ATGGATCTCAGTGTCAG acgtgatgaagaggaagaagagggaagtgagaagTGTCCTGTGAACAATGGTACTGTGACCcctggggaggaggtggtggtggagcaggaggagcagggggcCACCACCCAGtccagggagggggagggggaggagacagAGGGTGCTGGGGCAGTCATAGATCTCTCAGCTGCTGTTCCAGCTTCCAACAAGAGACTCAGAGAAG GTGATGAAACATCTGAGGCATCAGGGGACTGTGAGGCCCCGCCTGCATCCCGCCCCAGGCTGGCCACCACTCCGGAGGCCAACAACACTGCCAACCACATTGAGAACCACCAGACCCCGGCAGATGACACCCCAAAGGTCAACGGGATGAGCAACGGCTACGAGAGTGACAGCAATGGCACAAATGACGTGAACGAcaatgaggtggaggaagagatgcccCCGATTCCCCCCATGAAGGAGCTGACCCCAGAGGAGCTGGCGGAGAAGATGAAGCTTGTCCACCGACTGCAGGTAGAGCTTCGCAATGAGGAGATGAAGCTGGTACTCCTCAAGAAGGTCAGGCAGTCCCAG GTGATGAAGGAGAATGTGAGTACTACTGCCAATGACACAAAGACTGCACTCAACAAACTTCCCTCTAACACAACGGCTACCAAGCTGGTCCCCTCACAGCCTCCCCCAGTCATCAAGCAAAATTTGAGTGCCAAG gcctcctcctctgccatccCAGCACACATCAAGGTGTCACAGGAATATAAACAGCAAGTGAAGAACATGACATCAGCTGTCACTTCTGAGTCACTGTCTCCTAGTGCTCTGCAAGCACAGAAACACCTTTTGGCAAGAG GTCCTGTATCAGGGACCACCCTGACCAGTACCGGAGGTGGTAATGGATCGGGCAGCTCCAGCAGCAAGTCAAGCAATGGAGGCAATGGAGGCAATTCATCCAACATGCTCTCCGGCTTGCCACCTAACTTGAACCTGCCCTTCAACTTGTCACGGGAGGTGGAGATCATTCGCAAGGACTCACCtgcgtcctcttcctctcccggcCCCGGCCCCCTGGACTCTCCCTCCCAGGTGTCCATCTCCAAGGTGCGGACGTCCACCCCTCACTCCTCACACCCATCAACCGACCGTGCCCTCATAAAG CCAGtgagcaacagcaacagtagcagcagcagtagtagcaataccaGCAGCAGTCGCGTGGATGACACCCACACCCCTGCCCAGCGCCAGGCAGCTGCTCGACTGGCTCTGAGGAAGCAGCTGGAAAAGACGCTACTCAGG ATTCCACCTCCCAAACCACCTCCTCCAGAGATGCATTTCATCCCCAACCCCAACAATACTGAATTCATCTACCTACTTGGCCTGGAGCAGTGTGTGGAGCACATCCTGCTGAATGGCAAGATGACTGACCCACGGCCTGTGCCCTTCATCTGTTCCCAGTGTGGCACAGACTTTACCCCTGCATGGAAGTGGGACAAGGCTTATCTCAAGTCTAAGA TTAAAGTTGAAAATGGGCAGGAGGGCAAGGTGGTGTGCGAGCTGTGCGTCACCACCAACCTCAAGCAGGCCCTCAAGCAGGAGCACACCAACCGCCTAAAAGCCGCATTCGTGAAAGCCCTGCAGCAGGAACAAGAGATAGAGGCTCGCATGGCGCAGGTATGGCCAAAGAAG GATCAGAGACATTACCGAAGAGAAGTTGGCAAATCGTCGCCGATTCCAAATGTTTACAACCGAGAGGATCGCCGCCGCTCAGTCATGCCAGACTCTACTGACTTCTTGACTGTAGGAGGGAGGGGGTCGTCATCCTCGGTTGTCATCTTACCACGTCAG GCTTCACCCCAGCCAGATATATCAAGTGCATCAGTATCTATGACACCCGTGACGGCCTCgctgccctctccctctgcccgGCTGCCCTCCAGTGTGTCAGTGACAGCCGTCAAATCAGATTATGGTCACAACTCCAGGAGCTCCAGCCACCGCTCCTCTCCTTCAGTGGCCACGCAGCTCCAGATGCAGCGGGAGCGtgagagacaaaaggagagggaaagagagagggagagggagagagaaagggaaagagaaagagaacgagaaagggagagggagagggaaagagaacgtgaaaaggagagggagagagaacgtGAACGGGAGCgggagcgggagagggagagggagcgtgagaaagagagacagcagcgggagaaggaacagagggagagggagcaacGTGAACGGGaacagagggaaaaggaaatgttCTTGCCACCAGGATTAACCaagcaacaaaaagaacagtacatgcaaagcatgacAGCAGCAGCTGCAATGGCTGCTGCCATGTCCAACCCAGCTGCACTGCAACATCTGCAGGCAGCTCAGCAACAAATGATAAGAATGCAAGGATTAAGtgctgcagctgcagcagctGCTTCCCAACAATTACCTGCTCATATGCTAGCACCGTATTTACTTGGGCCATATAATCCATTTGGTCTAGGCCAGTTGCAGCAGCTTATGGCTGCCTCAGCAGCTCAGTTAGTCCCAGCCGCTTCCTCTGCTCCCTCACCTTccaacagtagtaatagcagcagcagtagcagcagcaaaagtttagctcagcagcagcaacaagagatAATGCGTCAGGCTGCAGAGGTCCATCGACAGTACCTCCTGGACATGATCCCCTCGGGCGGCCTGCACAGCCAGCAGTCACACTCCAAATGGAAGAGCTGA
- the LOC135103803 gene encoding uncharacterized protein DDB_G0284459-like isoform X2 codes for MDLSVRRDEEEEEGSEKCPVNNGTVTPGEEVVVEQEEQGATTQSREGEGEETEGAGAVIDLSAAVPASNKRLREGDETSEASGDCEAPPASRPRLATTPEANNTANHIENHQTPADDTPKVNGMSNGYESDSNGTNDVNDNEVEEEMPPIPPMKELTPEELAEKMKLVHRLQVELRNEEMKLVLLKKVRQSQVMKENVSTTANDTKTALNKLPSNTTATKLVPSQPPPVIKQNLSAKASSSAIPAHIKVSQEYKQQVKNMTSAVTSESLSPSALQAQKHLLARGTTLTSTGGGNGSGSSSSKSSNGGNGGNSSNMLSGLPPNLNLPFNLSREVEIIRKDSPASSSSPGPGPLDSPSQVSISKVRTSTPHSSHPSTDRALIKVRTSPSCRPSARPLLLHYLSLPVSNSNSSSSSSSNTSSSRVDDTHTPAQRQAAARLALRKQLEKTLLRIPPPKPPPPEMHFIPNPNNTEFIYLLGLEQCVEHILLNGKMTDPRPVPFICSQCGTDFTPAWKWDKAYLKSKIKVENGQEGKVVCELCVTTNLKQALKQEHTNRLKAAFVKALQQEQEIEARMAQVWPKKDQRHYRREVGKSSPIPNVYNREDRRRSVMPDSTDFLTVGGRGSSSSVVILPRQASPQPDISSASVSMTPVTASLPSPSARLPSSVSVTAVKSDYGHNSRSSSHRSSPSVATQLQMQRERERQKEREREREREREREREREREREREREREREKEREREREREREREREREREKERQQREKEQREREQREREQREKEMFLPPGLTKQQKEQYMQSMTAAAAMAAAMSNPAALQHLQAAQQQMIRMQGLSAAAAAAASQQLPAHMLAPYLLGPYNPFGLGQLQQLMAASAAQLVPAASSAPSPSNSSNSSSSSSSKSLAQQQQQEIMRQAAEVHRQYLLDMIPSGGLHSQQSHSKWKS; via the exons ATGGATCTCAGTGTCAG acgtgatgaagaggaagaagagggaagtgagaagTGTCCTGTGAACAATGGTACTGTGACCcctggggaggaggtggtggtggagcaggaggagcagggggcCACCACCCAGtccagggagggggagggggaggagacagAGGGTGCTGGGGCAGTCATAGATCTCTCAGCTGCTGTTCCAGCTTCCAACAAGAGACTCAGAGAAG GTGATGAAACATCTGAGGCATCAGGGGACTGTGAGGCCCCGCCTGCATCCCGCCCCAGGCTGGCCACCACTCCGGAGGCCAACAACACTGCCAACCACATTGAGAACCACCAGACCCCGGCAGATGACACCCCAAAGGTCAACGGGATGAGCAACGGCTACGAGAGTGACAGCAATGGCACAAATGACGTGAACGAcaatgaggtggaggaagagatgcccCCGATTCCCCCCATGAAGGAGCTGACCCCAGAGGAGCTGGCGGAGAAGATGAAGCTTGTCCACCGACTGCAGGTAGAGCTTCGCAATGAGGAGATGAAGCTGGTACTCCTCAAGAAGGTCAGGCAGTCCCAG GTGATGAAGGAGAATGTGAGTACTACTGCCAATGACACAAAGACTGCACTCAACAAACTTCCCTCTAACACAACGGCTACCAAGCTGGTCCCCTCACAGCCTCCCCCAGTCATCAAGCAAAATTTGAGTGCCAAG gcctcctcctctgccatccCAGCACACATCAAGGTGTCACAGGAATATAAACAGCAAGTGAAGAACATGACATCAGCTGTCACTTCTGAGTCACTGTCTCCTAGTGCTCTGCAAGCACAGAAACACCTTTTGGCAAGAG GGACCACCCTGACCAGTACCGGAGGTGGTAATGGATCGGGCAGCTCCAGCAGCAAGTCAAGCAATGGAGGCAATGGAGGCAATTCATCCAACATGCTCTCCGGCTTGCCACCTAACTTGAACCTGCCCTTCAACTTGTCACGGGAGGTGGAGATCATTCGCAAGGACTCACCtgcgtcctcttcctctcccggcCCCGGCCCCCTGGACTCTCCCTCCCAGGTGTCCATCTCCAAGGTGCGGACGTCCACCCCTCACTCCTCACACCCATCAACCGACCGTGCCCTCATAAAGGTTCGCACATCACCCTCATGCCGCCCCTCAGCCAGGCCACTGCTTCTCCACTACCTCTCCTTA CCAGtgagcaacagcaacagtagcagcagcagtagtagcaataccaGCAGCAGTCGCGTGGATGACACCCACACCCCTGCCCAGCGCCAGGCAGCTGCTCGACTGGCTCTGAGGAAGCAGCTGGAAAAGACGCTACTCAGG ATTCCACCTCCCAAACCACCTCCTCCAGAGATGCATTTCATCCCCAACCCCAACAATACTGAATTCATCTACCTACTTGGCCTGGAGCAGTGTGTGGAGCACATCCTGCTGAATGGCAAGATGACTGACCCACGGCCTGTGCCCTTCATCTGTTCCCAGTGTGGCACAGACTTTACCCCTGCATGGAAGTGGGACAAGGCTTATCTCAAGTCTAAGA TTAAAGTTGAAAATGGGCAGGAGGGCAAGGTGGTGTGCGAGCTGTGCGTCACCACCAACCTCAAGCAGGCCCTCAAGCAGGAGCACACCAACCGCCTAAAAGCCGCATTCGTGAAAGCCCTGCAGCAGGAACAAGAGATAGAGGCTCGCATGGCGCAGGTATGGCCAAAGAAG GATCAGAGACATTACCGAAGAGAAGTTGGCAAATCGTCGCCGATTCCAAATGTTTACAACCGAGAGGATCGCCGCCGCTCAGTCATGCCAGACTCTACTGACTTCTTGACTGTAGGAGGGAGGGGGTCGTCATCCTCGGTTGTCATCTTACCACGTCAG GCTTCACCCCAGCCAGATATATCAAGTGCATCAGTATCTATGACACCCGTGACGGCCTCgctgccctctccctctgcccgGCTGCCCTCCAGTGTGTCAGTGACAGCCGTCAAATCAGATTATGGTCACAACTCCAGGAGCTCCAGCCACCGCTCCTCTCCTTCAGTGGCCACGCAGCTCCAGATGCAGCGGGAGCGtgagagacaaaaggagagggaaagagagagggagagggagagagaaagggaaagagaaagagaacgagaaagggagagggagagggaaagagaacgtgaaaaggagagggagagagaacgtGAACGGGAGCgggagcgggagagggagagggagcgtgagaaagagagacagcagcgggagaaggaacagagggagagggagcaacGTGAACGGGaacagagggaaaaggaaatgttCTTGCCACCAGGATTAACCaagcaacaaaaagaacagtacatgcaaagcatgacAGCAGCAGCTGCAATGGCTGCTGCCATGTCCAACCCAGCTGCACTGCAACATCTGCAGGCAGCTCAGCAACAAATGATAAGAATGCAAGGATTAAGtgctgcagctgcagcagctGCTTCCCAACAATTACCTGCTCATATGCTAGCACCGTATTTACTTGGGCCATATAATCCATTTGGTCTAGGCCAGTTGCAGCAGCTTATGGCTGCCTCAGCAGCTCAGTTAGTCCCAGCCGCTTCCTCTGCTCCCTCACCTTccaacagtagtaatagcagcagcagtagcagcagcaaaagtttagctcagcagcagcaacaagagatAATGCGTCAGGCTGCAGAGGTCCATCGACAGTACCTCCTGGACATGATCCCCTCGGGCGGCCTGCACAGCCAGCAGTCACACTCCAAATGGAAGAGCTGA